A DNA window from Vigna unguiculata cultivar IT97K-499-35 chromosome 10, ASM411807v1, whole genome shotgun sequence contains the following coding sequences:
- the LOC114167616 gene encoding nuclear transcription factor Y subunit C-4-like, producing MRQAGAYSGLLCGGVAGRTGPHSLPLARIKKIMKKSGDDVKMISGEAPIIFSKACELFIEELTRRSWIIAMQGKRRTLHKEDLTSAVIATDLFDFLITLVSDSDTRSPGVTTTTMEVETLY from the coding sequence ATGAGACAAGCTGGTGCATATTCAGGGTTACTGTGTGGAGGGGTAGCTGGAAGGACAGGACCCCACTCTCTGCCCTTGGCAAGGATCAAGAAGATCATGAAGAAATCAGGGGATGATGTTAAAATGATATCAGGGGAGGCTCCGATTATCTTCTCCAAGGCTTGTGAGCTCTTCATTGAGGAACTTACTAGAAGGTCCTGGATCATCGCCATGCAAGGCAAAAGGAGGACTCTGCATAAAGAGGACTTGACCTCTGCAGTTATAGCCACTGATCTATTTGACTTTTTGATCACTTTGGTTTCCGATTCTGACACCCGTTCACCTGGTGTCACCACCACTACCATGGAGGTAGAAACTTTGTACTAG